In the genome of Ziziphus jujuba cultivar Dongzao chromosome 10, ASM3175591v1, the window agaattttacaaaatttcaagttAATAAGGTTAGCTTGGTAAGAAAACCCCACAACACTAGAAGTCTGAAATAAAATAAGGTACGGGATTTAATTAAACTCACAAAAAAACTAGAGATTTCAATTTTCCCAATGAGGGAGGAATAACACCAGAGATGTTGTTATTATACAAGTCCAAGCTGATGAGGCTCTTCAGGTTACCAAGCTCGGATGGAATAGTTCCTTGAATATTGTTTTTGTAAAGTTCCCTGCATACAAAGAGATCCTGTAGGTAACTTGCAAAACTAAAATGCAGTAAACACCGCTACATAGAAAGCAACAACATGAGCTAACATCATATATACTACATGATAGACAATCAAATAAGCTTTGGTTATACATCTGCAGATAACCAAGGAggaaaaggggggaaaaacatacaaatattGAAGATGCTCAAGCTTTCCAAGTTCAGGTACCAGATGTCCAGACAAGTTTGAATTTCCCAAATCCCTGTCCATTGGTTAATCAGCAGCATTTCATTAGTTAAAGGGAAACATCAAAAGctcccacccaaaaaaaaaaaaaaaaaagttgaaaaaaaaaaaaaacaaaaacaaaaaattaaaattaaaaagaaaaaaacaaaaactagaaGTCAAATATTCTATCAATCTAAAGTACAAGAACCAGATACCCTGAAGACAAAAGCATAATCAACACAATTTACAGATACCCAACCAAAACACAATAGGTTGACACAAGATGGATGATTAATAGATAAGAGACAAACATCATGGAATATCATACCAAATTGAGCAGAAAAAAGTTTAAACCgcattttgaacttcaaaactAAACTGTGATGAAAAAGCGATTGGCGAATCACAGgaaaaaaaggtcaaaattaatttaaaaccataaGAAACGTAAGAAGCTAATAAAGACAGATTCAGCTAAATTTTACGTAAAGGTCCACAGTATACTCTAGACGTACTGAACAAAATTCTTTGTCCAGCtaaagagcttttttttttttttaagtccacACATAACATAGAaaacgataattttttttattttttttattttttgttttgggttagCAGACTCCCAAACATCATCAATACGGTTCAAACTATAATCAAATATActttcaacaaaatacaaacCACTCAGTGAACCAACGACTCAAGCTCAAACTTTCTAATTCTTGACCCTCTACGCAAAACCCAATTCCAATTCATAAGAATTAACACAACCAAGTTCATCAATTCGGATCAACCGGACCAACAATAAAGCAAACTTAAAGAGCTCAATTGTCTttgaaattgaaacaaaatagcCCAATAAGTAACAAGCTAATAAAGAACACCAtaaatggaaggaaaaaaaaaaccgccATAaacgcgagagagagagagagagagatacacTCGGGTAACGCGATTATCCTGGTTGCAGGTGATGTGGAACCAAGTGCAGGGGTTAACAAGGGTCGGATCCCAGCTCTGAAGGACATTATCCGGATCCGACAAGCTCCGGCGAAGCGTGTAGAGGGCGTCTCCTTCGGAGTTGCCATAGACCAACGGAAGAAGAGTTACGGTTAGAGACACACAGACGGCGAAACACAAGGCTTTCCTTGAAGCCGCCATGGTTGAACACACTTAGTCTATTCTGCTGCCGATTAGCGGAGACACTCGGCTTGGTGAACTCGCAAGATTCACCTCCTAGGGCTCCTCAGAGacacggagagagagagagagagagagagagagagattgggaAAAGAGAATGGGGGAGAAAATTATAAGAGATAAAAGAAGACAATaagataaaaaagagaaaaaaggatGTGATATAGAGTCAAAAGGgtcaagcaaaaaaaacaaaaatgaaaaataaaatttgaaagtgaATATCGGCTTTGGcagtaacaaaaacaaaaaggaaaacagaGCATCTAATGAGTAACTTCGAAATTTGATCCTGTACGTCCACGTGTcgtgggagagagagagagagagttgacaCTGTCTGAGGTTTTCTCATTTCTCTCTTCTGCTTCTCTCTGTGTTTAGGGTTTTTCCCCTTTCGGTTTCTTCGACTTTCAGGTGAGAGAATTAGGGTTTCACTTTACTGTTTGATCTTGTTTTTGTAGTTGCATTTGGTACTGCATTTCTTTTTAATACTAATTTTAGGGGAAATCTCTTTTTTGCTGTTGagtttttgctttgtttttgggCTTCATTCTggttattttgtgttttctacTGGTTTTCTACGGTGCTTCGTGGTATATTATTCAAATTATTGGCAGTGagtctttttgtttatttcatgTCCCCAagacattcaccaaaaaataaattaaaaaatgtgtCCAAGACCTCAATGtagacaaaataattaaaaggacCAAATAGGAAATCTGGGTCAAACTTATAAAGACTAATACTATGTTTGAATTGaaggttaaaataaaaaaataataaagtattaaATTTAATACTATCTTAGGattaaaggttaaaaaaattaaatttaataaggaaaggaaaataaaagaaaaggacaaaaatatttagaataattttttgtttagataattattaatgaaaagtataaatatatttaatttagtttatattgttacaaaaaatattttaaatataaaatatctcaatcaattagtttttaattaataataataatattgaaatatttaaaaatcccattacatttttgtttttgttttcattttctaaatttaaatgGCTATATGTCGAGAGTGTGGTGGATACGAGAcattaatagattatttaatatttaattttatattatttgattatggATTAAAtgatggttcaaatataataataattatttttataatattgataattttttaaaattattaatttaaaatttaaaaaaaaattgaaattaaatgtgCTTAAACGGTTGATTATCTGGTATGGTTAACAACAttgataaagaataaaaaattaatggctGAAAATAGAGTATTACATGTTAAAATAAGCATAATCTATTATGTCATTTTCTttccttatcattttttttttattcattttaacaatacaaataaaacaattaatttttttctttccttttcctctttTCTCTTAATCCAAACATATTGTAAGGTGTATTTTTAGTTACAAGATTATACTAGCTACCTAAAGCAACTAACTTGTAAcaacctaaagccttccaaacATATTGATCAATTTATATCATTCCCTTTCAGTGATACCAAAACTTTGATATTTGATTAGGTATCTCTACTAGCTTccttttggaatttggacacacaaaaaaaaaaaaagaggggaaaaaagaagaattaaaCATTAAAAACTATTACCTGTTTATAAAGAAAAACAGAACTTGCACTCCTTTAAAATATGGTTTGCACGGCATTAATTATCTTACTTCTAATATGAAACCTTAAGTTAGTTCAAGAGTTAAATTTATTTCTCAACATCCtaattactaaaatttaaaaacaaataggacatgtaaaatttgtttttatttttacaatatttattagttatttagtttctattaataataaaagaacaattttttcaaaaccaaGTTAGCTTAAAGCATATTCTTTGtagatatttaattaaaaaaaaaaaactaaatagtgAATCACGCGGAGCACATTGTACTATCCATGTATCCTAGTTAACATTTTGAGTGTCTAaaaatgttagaaaaaaaaaaaaaaaaagaaaagaaaagaaaaagcttttatttagaaaaagtgGAAATTATTAGGAGTTAAAGAGTCAAAGGAGGAAGTGGGTGATAAAGGCTTGAGAGAGTGGGTGAATATTTGCATAGAAAAGAAGGGTCAAAGTGATTTGgtctaaggttttttttttttttttgggtcttagtTTTGAAACTTCGAAGTTTGAACAAGTAGATTTGTTGTCGTTGAAGAGAGGTAAAAAGTTGCAACCACTCAATTCGCCTTTATTGACATATACAAATCATGCCGTACCATTGCCCCGCCAATTTTGCTTATCAGCGCCTTCGTTTCTTCAATTCAAACtttctaatcattttttttcttcttcctcgatAATTCCATATTATCGATTTTATCCTGCTATTTTCATTTTGCCTTAGTTTAATTTTCTGGCTAATATCGATATTCCAATTTGCTATATCATTTAATTACTAGTTTATGTGAATCAAATTATATCTAATATTAAGATTATATCAAAAAGCCTTCTATAAATATGAAAGGTTTGATGAATATGTTCGTTTCATATTCCCATTTAATGTCATCTTCTTCAATTTactatgtaaaaataaatttaaatgtaatacataaatagaaaatcaaaatttgtgttataatattttttttaatgatctatattttaaatatagatataaatggGATACCCActtgataattaaaaagtttGTTGGACTTAAAACTCTTTTGGTAGATCAACCAATTAGCTTTTATTATGTTTTGCACTTTGAGAAGACAAAAACATTTTGGATATGAGTGTGTCTGAGTTGAGCCAATTAACCCAATTGCCGGATAAATTTGAGGAATCTGACCAATTGCACAAACATTATATTACAAATGTATGGTGGGCCAGTagcattatataaaataaaaacattatattaCAATATAATGTTGGTGGGTTTGGGTTTTGGAATATGTTTGTTCCATTTGGACCAGGTGTTACCCACTCCAGACATTCATGATGAGTGGCATAGAAAATGTGGATACATACAACGAcccattttgatattttaacagcccactaaaatattatttttcttttttgatgaaaaaaccactaagattttcaaaaacaagaagaaatccGGGCCGTCCACTTGGCGTGGATCCACGGTCAGAGTCTTGAGTGACAGTCACCAGCCACTCTCGTTCCGTTGAGGCTCACAGTCGGTGAGGTGAGGTGAGGTGCGGTTCGTCTGTCTGCCTTGCTCTCCGTCAGGTTCTTTCGATTTTCGATTTTCAGGTGTGGGAATTCAGTCTCCGCTTCACTGTTAGACcgtattttgtttttctctttttgaagGTGAAatttgttagattttttttgcttctgctttttttttttttttggggttggaAACCCTTTATTGTTCGTTGTTGATTTTTCGCTTCGTTTTGGGGCTGCATTTTGATTTCTCTCGGTGTATATGTGGctcaatttgaatttgattcaCTGTTGTGCTGCAGGAAGAATTTGCATCCCTCTATTAAGTTAAGAGGGTCTATCTTGATGGCATCTTCTGCAATAAAATCCGGAGCATTGGTTGCTCTACGGGATCTACATCCATCTTCACAATACTACAGTCAAGGGACTTCACTTAGAGTTACTGGAAAGTATGAATTTTTGCTTGTGCACAGGAATTTCATGTACAACATCTTAGtatttattacaattataatCACCTCCAATCCTGTAAGATAGTTCATGCTTAAAAATACAGGCAATTTTCAGTTGCTGACTTTCAACAATTTAGATTGTTAATGAGCTTTACAAATTGGAACAGTCAAATTCTTGTCCTCTACTGATATCGGCAAATGAAGATtgaatcttttgtttttttagtatttttagcTTTGCTGGTTTGAGTAGGAGCAGCTAATTATTGCACCAAAATGCATTGGAACCTTTTTGTTacgttttttgtattttgtattttttatgtttatggaTTTTAAGCTCCATTGGCTTCATTAATaattgagtatatatatatatatatatatatttgctctcCACAGGCTACAAGAGTATTCTGTGGAGACAGCCATCGCCATTATTGCTGATGGAAGTGCCAACCTGAAGATCAATACCCAACACATTAGGGATCTCAACTTTCGAGTTGGCTCCATCTACCAGTTTATCGGAGAACTGCTTATTCACACTGATAATGAGGTAAAATGGTCGCCTTGTCATAGCTTTGCTTCATgagtttttctttcaacaaatgaATATTACAGCAAATTAAAGCTCACTGTTTTTGTTCCATTTTCAGGCGGTATTACAGGCTCGCGTGGGTAGGAATGTCGATGGCATGGACCTCAACCTCTATCATCAATCTCTCCGACTATTGAAACAGTTTCAGGCCAATCAATAAACCAACATGAAAAGTTGATACATATTCTGATTTGGGAAAATTTTACCTGCAGATTGTAACTGATTTTGGTACCAAAATAGAAACTATTAGAAGGATGTTTGTGTTTCACATATTGTTCTACCCTCCACTGGTTGTTGATTGATAGAAGGGCAaacaagaaaagagaaaaagaaagtgcaaTTTCGGACGAGTATTATGCTATTTCTTTCAATTAGGAGTATAACAGACAACTACTCTGCACCGCCTATTATACGGCTCTTGAAACCATGGTTTTAAACTTTTAACAAAAAACTGCTATAGTTTAGAAACTTTAAAGAGTTATTCATGGTAGGTTTTCAAGAGCTTTCATATGAGCCGTAGAGTAGTTTTCAAATCTTATTCTAGATTCTGTATGCCAAACTGTTTTTCTTCCAAGCTCTGAAGAGTATGTTTTGACACTAATATGTTGCAAGTAAATATTCAAAGACTCTCAGATGATTTGATGTTGGATAAGGACTTGTATTGAAATTTGATCCTTGCATTAACATGACTATTCTGAATAACTttccttaaatatatatatatatatatatacaactattTGTATAACCAGTAATTTTATCACAATTGGCTTTTTACCttcatatttaatattgtttttctttaccGGTTTGCTCCCAATTAATGACATAAACTATTATTCTCAATAAAGAGTTTATTATTCCCATCTTTAAATTGAATCGCAAAGCTGTTATTAATCGCACATTTAAAGTTCATTTTGTGTTGAAATCACTCTGTCTCTATGCCCCTTGGCAAAACCAACTAATTGACAAAAGATACCTTTCCCCTTCTGTTCTAATAACATGACAAAAGACACCTTTCCCCCTCTGTTCAAATAACATGTACAACGTCatttgaaaaaaacataaataaatagaaaatagaaaataggtaaaagtttcaaagaaagaacaaaaacaaaaaagagtaaACGTTTTTGGCTGGGGgctctctttctttattttttatttattttattttaatttatttttttggttgggggTTCTCTTGCTTTGGTTCAAAGAACAATTTCATGTAAGGAGTGTGTATAAAGTTAATTCTATGCTGCAAAAAGAACccttgtataattttattttatttttttaattttttttgtgatgAGTAGAACCCCTGTTTATTTCTTCCGCACAAAGGCTGTGGGATTGCATTTGGAGTTACACGAGGCTAATGTGAATTTAATGGTGGACAATAGAGGGACGGTTGTATAGTAATTGGGTTCCTCCAAAGGAAAGGTCTATGTGAGAGATAATGTTGAATGGTAAAACACCGCATACTGCATTGAATAAATTGATAAGTTTTATACAATTACAGATTTATCACTCTACCTAAGGTATGAATCATTCAGATATACATTTACATGTAAAGAGATTACAATGTCATTTAGAGATACTATTCCCTAATATCCTACAAGTGAATGTTGAAGGGGCTGTGGCTTTGGAGCAGGATGTGGTGGGTGTGAGTTGTGAGTTGTGGCTTTGGTTATTAGGGGTGCTTCTTGGTAACTAATGGTACCAACTGCCAAACCTTTTTAAGTTGGGTTTTCCACCTTCTACTATTGAGTTATTGGCAACTAAGGTCTTTCTTTTAGTATCCAAGCTGGTTTCCAGAGTGGGGAGCGAGAAAGTGATTCCCAGGTGGTAATTAAGCTTTATTAGCAGAAGAAATTAAGCTGTTGCTAAATTGTAATACCAATTTTAAGTTTAGCTATACTCCTGGAGAAGCAAATCGAGTGGCTCATGAAAGAGTTTGTGATGCTTTGTTTTTGAATCCTTGTATCATACATGGAGAAGGGCTTTTTGGTTTTACTCTGCTGTTAGAGCAATCATAAAGGACTTTTTAAATGATAatactctttatttttaaaaaaataatatttaaaaaagaattttaatgaactatttattttgatttttttatataaaaaattagtttagctttttaaatatagaaaattaaaattattatttattttaatattatataaatttaattaaatgtaatatatgttattataatatttaaaaaatagataatccataaaaaaaactataagtaaaataataaatatttataaaaaaaataaaaataaaaaatataaataaaaaattttattaaaaattatttttaaattttattaattatttaaaaaaatacctctttaatattttttttttatttttgaaaagtcTTTGAATggcttatatttttattctgtgGATGGAGGAAGGGTATTCATGGCTTTCCcatctattttctatttaaaaaaaaaaaaaaaaggaaatctcAAATGTTCCATCAATCTTAATAtacaaatttcacaaaataaaaaaacaaatcttaATATATCGGTTGGACCCTTTCCTAACTATTGCTTTGATTTGACCTGTCATAAATTGCCAACTAATCCCGTCGTATTATTATGGTTGATGAGTCCTTGAAAAGGCACAAAGACTAAATTTGttcaaattataaatagaaaccaatCGAGTAGAGAGCTTTTCCTAACAAGATATTGTAGGATTTCAACTTAAGAAAGGGATAGAATTTGAGTGATATGTATTAAAGATTTGCACCAAtcgtggggggaaaaaaattgaagaagaagaaaacgtAAGTGAATTTAACAGGGAttgtatttatcattttaattattcatgAAGAAATAAATAGTACTTTAAGTGTAAAAAGGTCAacaactcttttttttcttttttttttttaacaaaaggtCAACCTCATTTCATAAACATAAATGACCAATttcgaaaaacaaaaaaaaaataaaaaaataaatggacagaaatataatacaaatatattttgttttcttttttaaaataacatatttatgaCAAGTTATATTATTTCCTTCCAAAGAACTTTGACACCGTTAAAATGTTCAAGAATTcactcaatttcaattttccaaatacaaacaaaaattgaaataccttctacaaatattaaaattagaatattcacaaaattaaaaacatataaaatcagaaaaatgtcaaaaaatacatatatattttccgTTCCGataatctttctttttcaatttcgaAGAATCCATTCCGCGGAAGGAGATTTGAAAATCGAAAAAGACGTGGGCCCCAATATATTCCCTAAAGAAATCCATATATCCAAAAACGAAGAGGGGACACAAAGTAATAACGAAGTAAAAGTAGTGTCATAAccgtccaaaagaaaaaaaggggaaaatagAGGGGGGACACGCGTTGCAATCGAGGCGTGACATAACTACTAAGGCCGTTTAAAAAGCGTGCGCTTCCATGAGCGAGTCGTAAAAATGGAAAACAGGGCATTTAACGGGTAACTACGAAATTTGATCCTGGCCATCACGTGTCTGGGTCCTACATAAAGCAATCGTGGGGAGTAGATGGGACTCAACTGAGACACAAGGGCGTGGTCCTTTTTATTATATCACATTCTCTCCCATTCACAGTCACAGTCACAATAACAGTCACTCTTCTAccaacagagagagagagagagaga includes:
- the LOC107410413 gene encoding leucine-rich repeat protein 1; its protein translation is MAASRKALCFAVCVSLTVTLLPLVYGNSEGDALYTLRRSLSDPDNVLQSWDPTLVNPCTWFHITCNQDNRVTRVDLGNSNLSGHLVPELGKLEHLQYLELYKNNIQGTIPSELGNLKSLISLDLYNNNISGVIPPSLGKLKSLVFLRLNDNGLSGPIPKELVGISSLKVVDVSNNNLCGTIPTSGPFEHIPLSNFENNPRLEGPELLGLASYDTNCS
- the LOC107410420 gene encoding CST complex subunit TEN1, with protein sequence MASSAIKSGALVALRDLHPSSQYYSQGTSLRVTGKLQEYSVETAIAIIADGSANLKINTQHIRDLNFRVGSIYQFIGELLIHTDNEAVLQARVGRNVDGMDLNLYHQSLRLLKQFQANQ